The DNA sequence ATTTTTTTACAGGTGGTAAAACATTGCTTTATAAGGGTAATTATGGAAACTGTGAATCAATATGATCTTATGAATATTAAAACAACTTTCTTATACAAAGGTTGATCAATTGAAAAACATTTTGGAAGGTTTTGTGGATGCAAACTATGTAAGTAATGTAAACACTAGAAAATCTTTATCAAATtttttgtttatgttgtttggaAAAAGCTATAAGTTAGAAGGAAAACTAACAATTGATAGTCACGTTATCTATAGTAAAGTGGAATATATTTCCCTTGTTGAAGGGGTCAATAAAGACATATTGTTGTGAGGCATGATTGAGAATTTAGGGATTACTCAAGAATGTGTGAAGATATATTTTGATACTTAAACTCTCATTCACTTGATAAATCATCAATGGAGAGCTTGTTGTGCATGATCCTCCAAGATAGCAAAGACTTAGAAGAAGCAATAACATGACTCCACATTATGTCTCCCCAACTGATGTTCTGTAGAGCTTGCTCATGAAAAAGAAAGGGATCTTTAAAGTTGAAATCACTTGAGGAAGAATGGTTCCAGAAGTTGATACCACCTTAAGGATATCATTTTGATTCTCAAATGAAAGAAACGATATCATCTTTATTCTCAAATAAAGATTTGCTGCTAACATTTGTACCTCTGCAGCAAAAGATCATGATATCATCTTGATTCTCAAATGAAAGAAACGAAAATACTTTTATCCTTAAGCCATCTAAGGATTCAAACCTTGACAGTAAACAACTATGATGTAAACATACTAGTTTAGAACCGTGCAAAGCATATGAAGAAAATCATAGTGTGAAACTTATTTATACATGTTATCTATTGTTTGGCCTACTACTTATAGCAACACTtgagatgattcagaatcagatttTCACTTTGTTAAGCACAGACTTCCCATAAAGCTGGTTGCTTCGTTGAAGTTCCATGTAATCTATGTGTTTCATCCCAACATATGCTGCTGGATTTCTCGCATTGTCTAGTAGCTCTGAAGCTGGTTCAACCACAGTCTCCAACGATGGTGCAATAACCGTTGCCAGCGACATTCTAGTAGCTCCTTTGCTCACAGCTGCTCTATGTACTACACTTTTGTACTTGCCATTGCTCATAATCTATTGCAAAACCAAAACggcaaataagataataaaaaATTCTAACAGATACAGATACAGACATTAGACACGGCACTGTCAGGTATTGTACCTCAAGATGATCAGACACAAGGACCAAGAAACAATTTGAAGTGGAGCTGACATTGATCCACTTGCCTTTGTGAAGAACTTGAAGGCCACTAACTCCGTTCTGTATAAGTAGGTTCAAGAGGCCGTGATCAGAATGCGGGGGCATTCCCATTGCAAGTTCCGGTTGAGGACAAGGAGGATAAAAGTTTGCTGCCAACATTTGTAAACCAGAATCTAGATTCATTTTTCTGTTTATATAGTTGAGTTCCAATCCTAAgctttctgatattcctttcagTAGTTCCTTTCCTAATTTCCATATTCTTCTACTATATTCTTCAGATGTTTCCCTTCGACGACAAAAGAGATTAACTTAGAAAACAAAATACCATGTCCTAATAAAAGTGATAGAGAGAATAAGCAAAAACCTGAATCCGGAAGGCTTGACCGGTGAGTGAAATTCGGGGTGAACGATGATTTTAACGAAATCTCTCCAGAACAAGACTCTATCCTCTGAAGCATTGAAGCTGGTTCCATACCTTATTGGATCGAGTACATCCTTCTTACCTGCATACTCTTGTTTCTCTTCCTCTCTAAGATTAAAGAAAGCAAAAACTTGATCAACCATTTTCTCCACGAGGCTCTTCGAAACAAAGTGATTAATTAGCATGAAGAACCCCCACTCTTCACAAGCCTTGCCTATGTTATGAATAGTTTTGGTTCGTTGATCAGGTGTACCGGTGGCCAGGAGGGAATAATCAATAACTGGAATTGGATCATTGTCATCTGGTTCTGCTACTATTTCTTTTCTGTCATGTGGGCTGGTGGTGAATTTGTATGAGGATGGAATAGAGTTGAAATCTGGTGATTCTGATAATGCTTTCACACTTTTGAAACTAGTTTttctatttttggattttttgctaACTTCAGGAGGAACTGATGAAGCCATTTAGAGTAACAGATAAAGAAAAGATAAGTGACAAGAAACTATTATATAACTAAGCAACAAAAGATGTATCCTTTTTTGTGTTCTCTTCCTTACTCGGTTAAGGTTTATCTAAAACGCGTATATCAATCTAGCTAACTATTAAGGATTTGGATTTTGTACAACGcagatttttttattaaagatCTAAAATACCGACTTTTAAGTCTTTTAACCACATAGTTCAGATGTAACTAACTGCATGCAATTATGCGAGTTACACGGATTGTGCCTGCAAATCCAAATCCAATCATAACTCACGCGTTCATATTTATTGCTCATGATCACATTACACTACTTTTTGTTTATGATaacattgatttatttaattcatACATAAAATTCTCAAACTCTCATAATCTTGTTgagttagaaagaaaaaaaaaaacattgtagTATGCAAGAACAAGAACACAATCAAAAGCTTCTAGGTGGAACATTTGACTTCTTCTGATTGCTGCTATACAAAGATAGTAGATGTTTTCCATTGAAGGATCTTGACCTATCCATTGAGCTAGGAGCACTATGCATATTTCCCATATTGCCATTTCCACCAACCCTCTTTGAAACAATTTGTTCATTGACTTCACCTACCTCTTGCTTATTGGAAAGAGCAAGATTGATCTTAGCAGCAGAAGAAGAATCAAAAGAAACTGATCTTCTTGGCTGCACATTTACCATCTCTAAAGCTGAACTCTCATTTTCCTCaacctcttcatcttcttcttcctcttcttcaccaTTTCTCAATTGATCATCAACAACTCTATCTTCAATTCCAATTCCAGGTTCACCGTTATTTTCCGAATCTTCTATCCGAGAACTTTCGACAAAAACATTAGGCTCCATAGATGGAATCCTTAGAGGATCAACAACAATAGGAGCTCTACACATAGGACAACTAGTGTGTGATCCAAGCCAAGTATCAATACAAGGTAAATGAAAAGCATGGTTACACTTAGGCAAAAGTCTAAGATTCTCATCTTCTTCAAACTCACTCAAACAAACAGAACAATCCGACCCATCAATCAAGCCTTCACCTTTCTTAAATTTAACAACAGTGATTGCATTAATAACTGCTTGTTGAAGACCAGGAGTTCGAATATACCATATGGGGTGGTCAACAACAGAACCATCATCATGTTGTTCATCAACAGCAAAACCATGTTCCGTTTGTTGCCTTGTTAACAAGGTTCTCCTTCTTGAACTGTTCCTGCGGGAGAAAAACTTGACATAGATAGCATAGCAGCATAAAACAATGAAAACAAATGCTACCATAGAAAAACTTATGATCAAGTAAGTGGcggttttgtgtttggtgtgatcCAAAGATGGTGGTGGTGGAGGGTGGTAGCTATTGCAGTTGGCGAGACAATCATCACAGTTTGTAGAACATAACTCTGCATCATGACAGAATTGTTCACAGTCAGAGGATAATAGCAGTTTTCTGTGATGAAGTCCCATGGTTTTGGGTTAAGGGAGAGAGAAGAATAGTCAAAATAGCATGATAGGTGAAGAGGAAGGAGGTAGGTATTGGATTGGATCAAAACTTGGTTTTTGTTAGGTTGAAAATTTGACTTTGGGGGAGTtatgatttttcttttcttttggagTTGGCTTAAATCTTAATCTTCTAAGAttattaattaaatgaaaaacaaataagataatGTCTATACCTAATAGTTGAAAAGTAGTTTGATGCGGATATAgtggaaaataattttataagtatCATATTCATCAATCtactataatagtattagtttgaAGTTCTAAACAAACTCTGATTTTACAAACTTCGTACCTAATCATTATCCGTGCTATTTCTAAGACACTCCTAGATATGAGACTCCTCTCACTTCCCTTCAATCACACAACATGTGATAAACAACAATGACGATCAAAGAGAGGACACACTCCAATAAACAGAATTCACTCTTACTTAAGAGCTCATGAGTGATTCacaattacaactcaactaacaGTACCACCCTAGCAACAAATGATACAAGAGTGGTTCACAATAAACAATGAACAGACGAAGCCCTAATAATTGACACTTTTACATATGTGGCTCGTGTTCTTCTTAGGTTTAGAGACTTCCTTTTTATAACCATAAAAATGCTTGGGCTTGATGTTCAATTTGGGCTAATCAATCagcaaatcaaataaaatattcagCAGAATATTCTGGAACAGAATCTGATATTCCTTTAAATGTTTCGACATCTACAGCACAATCTTATGCACAAAATCAGGAAAATAATATAATGTCTCCTTAAATGTTTTGACATTCAATCTTTAGAAACAAATCTTCAGATATCTCATAATTGAAACAAATCTTTACAGAATCAAATCTTCATTTACGCATCTTggatcaaaacaaatcttttgACAATTTGAAACAAATCTTCCGTGAAAATAAAACTACAGCACGCCACGATGTCGTATAAGCATATCAAGACAATTGTCCAACATCCCGCTGAAAAACTTGTTTTAACAAAATGTAGTCAACCAAACCAAAATCAAACCGTGGATGTAGAAAAGTGGAGAATTGTCTCCTTTTTATGGATTGCAAGTTTTTCATGAAGGTGTGGGATGAGATCCTTCATTGTTTAGGAATTTCTATGGCTTACCTAATGTTGTCTTAACTCATTTCATACATTTTATAATATTGTTGGAGGGAGCAAGAATATTagagttgatatatatatatatatatatatatatatatatatatatatatatatatatatatatatatatatatatatatatatatatatatatatatatatatatatggttgtgATGTACATCGAGTATTTCGAAAGAAATAAATAgtttgatttttcaatcaaaagaaatcatcaaAGATGCAAATTATAGACAAAATTAAGTTTAAGTCTTGATAGTGGTTTCAAACGAAAATTCTAAATTATTCAAATCTCAAACTGAATTTTCGGTGAAAGAAAATCCTTTGAGGTGTGTTGTCTTATTTAACTATTTTGAATGTTATCTATTCTAAATACTAGTTGTCATAGAGTAAATTTTtgcaatatatttttattttttataaatgaagctttaaacttaaatttataattttttattttattcttaaactTTCCTTTATAAATTAGGGGttaggtttttaaaaaaatagcttAAATTTTGAACACCAAAAATATTAATCTACGCGttgaaatattgacttttggcaTAGATATCATTTTCAATGCAGCTGGTGTAGGAGGATTTGGGCTTATATTACTCCAGCCCACTATCGTTAAATAGACAATGACACTAAAGAAACCATCTGAAAATGTCAAAaatgatactccctccgtcccaaaataaatgtcacatttactttttaggttcattgaatattaaatgtatctagtctgtatagagaccagatacattaaatattcaatgaatctaaaaagtaaatgtgacacttattttaAGACAGAGAGAGTAATAAAGTAGCTCAAAAAGTCAATTAGatacttttttttatataaaaataattgtatatcTAATGAGTTACTTGCGACGTGCATGTCACATAATTTAAAACGTACCA is a window from the Vicia villosa cultivar HV-30 ecotype Madison, WI unplaced genomic scaffold, Vvil1.0 ctg.001217F_1_1, whole genome shotgun sequence genome containing:
- the LOC131634078 gene encoding E3 ubiquitin-protein ligase RING1-like: MGLHHRKLLLSSDCEQFCHDAELCSTNCDDCLANCNSYHPPPPPSLDHTKHKTATYLIISFSMVAFVFIVLCCYAIYVKFFSRRNSSRRRTLLTRQQTEHGFAVDEQHDDGSVVDHPIWYIRTPGLQQAVINAITVVKFKKGEGLIDGSDCSVCLSEFEEDENLRLLPKCNHAFHLPCIDTWLGSHTSCPMCRAPIVVDPLRIPSMEPNVFVESSRIEDSENNGEPGIGIEDRVVDDQLRNGEEEEEEDEEVEENESSALEMVNVQPRRSVSFDSSSAAKINLALSNKQEVGEVNEQIVSKRVGGNGNMGNMHSAPSSMDRSRSFNGKHLLSLYSSNQKKSNVPPRSF
- the LOC131634077 gene encoding 2-oxoglutarate-dependent dioxygenase 19-like; this translates as MASSVPPEVSKKSKNRKTSFKSVKALSESPDFNSIPSSYKFTTSPHDRKEIVAEPDDNDPIPVIDYSLLATGTPDQRTKTIHNIGKACEEWGFFMLINHFVSKSLVEKMVDQVFAFFNLREEEKQEYAGKKDVLDPIRYGTSFNASEDRVLFWRDFVKIIVHPEFHSPVKPSGFRETSEEYSRRIWKLGKELLKGISESLGLELNYINRKMNLDSGLQMLAANFYPPCPQPELAMGMPPHSDHGLLNLLIQNGVSGLQVLHKGKWINVSSTSNCFLVLVSDHLEIMSNGKYKSVVHRAAVSKGATRMSLATVIAPSLETVVEPASELLDNARNPAAYVGMKHIDYMELQRSNQLYGKSVLNKVKI